A region of Micromonospora chokoriensis DNA encodes the following proteins:
- a CDS encoding peptidoglycan D,D-transpeptidase FtsI family protein translates to MNAPLRRVGVVVMVLFGLLFANLNWVQFQKADEYRTSDYNGRVQVADYKRKRGNIEAGGTALATSKETTGNLKFLRTYPGGAKYAHVLGYKPVNLADQGIEKAENDFLAGTSDQLLGDRLKDMFTGDDSGGGNVLLTLSKRAQDVAYDQLRNNQVGAKKGAAIAIDPRTGAVQALVSMPSFDPNPLASHDSKEAAAAYSKLEQDPEGPLKNRALSETLPPGSTFKIVVAAAALENGVTKTTQIPAGSSYTPPTSGTPIRNAAPSICPEAKVTLLEAVTESCNTGFAQLGVQLGADAVKEKARQFGFEQDDLTIGQLGEDGLPTAASRTGDMQNPDGTTDPAALAQSSIGQNNVRMTPLEGAMIAGAIANSGKQMRPYLVRQLLAPDRTTSYYTASARELRQPVSSQVSTDLREMMVSVVQKGTGRKAAISGYTVGGKTGTAQSAPDRPDHGWFIGFAMDKNGNPVSAVCVMLEQAGPGGSAEAARIAGQIMRAAINDPGGR, encoded by the coding sequence GTGAACGCACCTCTGCGCCGGGTCGGCGTCGTCGTCATGGTCCTGTTCGGCCTGCTCTTCGCCAACCTCAACTGGGTCCAGTTCCAGAAGGCCGACGAATACCGCACCAGCGACTACAACGGTCGGGTCCAGGTCGCCGACTACAAGCGCAAGCGGGGCAACATCGAGGCCGGCGGCACCGCGCTGGCCACCAGCAAGGAGACCACCGGCAACCTCAAGTTCCTGCGGACCTACCCGGGCGGCGCCAAGTACGCTCACGTGCTCGGCTACAAGCCGGTCAACCTGGCCGACCAGGGCATCGAAAAGGCGGAGAACGACTTCCTGGCCGGCACCAGCGACCAGCTGCTCGGCGACCGGCTGAAGGACATGTTCACCGGGGACGACAGCGGTGGCGGCAATGTGTTGCTCACGCTCTCCAAGCGGGCCCAGGACGTGGCGTACGACCAGCTGCGCAACAACCAGGTGGGGGCGAAGAAGGGCGCGGCCATCGCCATCGACCCGCGTACCGGGGCGGTGCAGGCGTTGGTGTCCATGCCCAGCTTCGATCCGAACCCGCTGGCCAGCCACGACAGCAAGGAAGCTGCCGCCGCGTACTCCAAGCTGGAGCAGGACCCGGAGGGCCCGCTGAAGAACCGGGCGCTCTCCGAGACGCTGCCGCCGGGCTCCACCTTCAAGATCGTGGTGGCAGCGGCGGCGCTGGAGAACGGCGTCACCAAGACGACCCAGATCCCGGCCGGTTCCAGCTACACCCCGCCCACCTCGGGCACCCCGATCCGCAACGCCGCCCCGTCGATCTGCCCGGAGGCGAAGGTCACCCTGCTGGAGGCGGTCACCGAGTCGTGCAACACGGGCTTCGCCCAGCTCGGTGTGCAGCTCGGGGCCGACGCCGTGAAGGAGAAGGCGCGGCAGTTCGGTTTCGAGCAGGACGACCTCACCATCGGCCAGCTCGGCGAGGACGGCCTGCCCACGGCGGCCAGCCGGACCGGGGACATGCAGAACCCGGACGGCACCACCGACCCGGCGGCGCTGGCCCAGTCCTCGATCGGGCAGAACAACGTCCGGATGACCCCGCTCGAGGGCGCCATGATCGCCGGCGCGATCGCGAACAGTGGCAAGCAGATGCGGCCGTACCTGGTCCGCCAGCTGCTCGCCCCGGACCGGACCACCAGCTACTACACCGCCAGCGCCCGGGAGCTGCGCCAGCCGGTCAGCTCGCAGGTCTCCACCGACCTTCGCGAGATGATGGTCAGCGTGGTCCAGAAGGGCACCGGCCGGAAGGCCGCGATCAGCGGTTACACGGTCGGCGGTAAGACCGGCACCGCGCAGTCCGCCCCGGACCGGCCCGACCACGGCTGGTTCATCGGCTTCGCGATGGACAAGAACGGCAACCCGGTCTCCGCGGTCTGCGTGATGCTCGAACAGGCCGGCCCCGGCGGCAGCGCCGAGGCGGCCCGGATCGCCGGTCAGATCATGCGCGCCGCCATCAACGACCCCGGGGGTCGCTGA
- a CDS encoding FtsW/RodA/SpoVE family cell cycle protein — MTVAATPAPSPATAGEQSGVRLARSRRNAELSLLLLAMVLVAAYGATVEANLLDTVTADFWMPAAALGAVFLGLHLVIRFLAPFADPALLPAVALLNGLGVGFLRRIDLGEAPVADRENLAIFAGIGGRQLAWTLGAVILAAGLLAIMRDHRSISRYAYTLGLAGIVLVMLPAVLPASISERNGAKLWIDLGAFSIQPGEFAKLALLVFFAYYLVRKREVLSLASRRFLGVDFPRGRDLGPVIGVWLVSLLVLVFEKDLGTSLLYFGMFVVTLYIATERVSWLLIGLVLFFGGAYLAYVLGSTVGGPFANFYLRAEIWLDPFADPTDKGYQLVQGLLALGTGGLFGAGPGGGQPDILPEVQNDFIFAGIGEELGLFGLSALLVVYLLIVERGLRAALAVRDSFGKLLAGGLAFTLGLQVFVIVGGISKLIPLTGQTTPFLSAGGSSLMANWLLIAVLLRVSDGARRPLAGGAAKAARPAGGPPEQIHGAPTEVIKP; from the coding sequence GTGACCGTAGCGGCCACACCGGCACCCTCGCCCGCGACCGCGGGCGAGCAGTCCGGCGTACGCCTGGCGCGGTCGCGCCGCAACGCCGAGTTGTCCCTGCTGCTTCTCGCGATGGTGCTGGTGGCCGCGTACGGGGCGACCGTCGAGGCGAACCTGCTGGACACTGTCACAGCGGATTTCTGGATGCCCGCCGCCGCTCTCGGCGCGGTCTTCCTCGGGCTGCACCTGGTCATCCGGTTCCTCGCCCCGTTCGCCGACCCGGCGCTGCTGCCGGCGGTGGCCCTGCTCAACGGGCTCGGCGTGGGCTTCCTGCGCCGGATCGACCTGGGCGAGGCGCCGGTCGCCGACCGGGAGAACCTGGCGATCTTCGCCGGCATCGGTGGGCGGCAGTTGGCGTGGACGCTCGGTGCGGTGATCCTCGCCGCCGGCCTGCTCGCCATCATGCGCGACCACCGGTCGATCTCGCGATACGCGTACACCCTGGGGTTGGCCGGCATCGTGCTGGTGATGCTCCCGGCGGTACTGCCGGCGAGCATCTCCGAGAGGAACGGCGCGAAGCTGTGGATCGACCTCGGCGCCTTCTCCATCCAGCCGGGTGAGTTCGCCAAGCTGGCGCTGCTGGTCTTCTTCGCCTACTACCTGGTCCGCAAGCGCGAGGTGCTGTCCCTGGCCAGCCGACGCTTCCTCGGCGTCGACTTCCCCCGCGGACGGGACCTCGGCCCGGTGATCGGCGTCTGGCTGGTCAGCCTCCTGGTGCTCGTGTTCGAGAAGGACCTGGGCACCTCGCTGCTCTACTTCGGCATGTTCGTGGTGACCCTCTACATCGCCACCGAACGGGTCAGCTGGCTGCTGATCGGTCTGGTCCTCTTCTTCGGCGGCGCCTACCTCGCCTACGTGCTCGGTTCGACGGTCGGCGGGCCGTTCGCCAACTTCTACCTGCGGGCGGAGATCTGGCTGGACCCGTTCGCCGACCCCACCGACAAGGGCTACCAACTCGTCCAGGGGCTACTCGCCCTGGGCACCGGTGGGCTCTTCGGTGCCGGGCCGGGCGGTGGCCAACCGGACATCCTGCCCGAGGTGCAGAACGACTTCATCTTCGCCGGCATCGGTGAGGAGCTCGGTCTCTTCGGCCTCTCCGCGCTGCTCGTCGTCTACCTGCTGATCGTGGAGCGGGGGCTGCGGGCCGCGCTCGCGGTACGGGACTCGTTCGGCAAGCTCCTCGCGGGTGGTCTCGCGTTCACCCTCGGCCTCCAGGTCTTCGTGATCGTCGGCGGCATCAGCAAGCTCATCCCGCTGACCGGTCAGACCACGCCGTTCCTGTCCGCCGGTGGCTCGTCGTTGATGGCGAACTGGCTGCTCATCGCGGTGCTGTTGCGGGTCTCCGACGGAGCCCGCCGGCCGCTGGCAGGGGGTGCCGCCAAGGCTGCCCGGCCCGCCGGTGGCCCGCCGGAGCAGATTCACGGTGCCCCCACGGAGGTGATCAAGCCGTGA
- a CDS encoding PP2C family protein-serine/threonine phosphatase yields MTLTLRYAAHSDRGLIRDGNQDSVYAGPRLLAVADGMGGMAAGDVASNIVIGAMAPLDEDVPGDALVDALRAAVGTANQQLRDTVDANPQLEGMGTTLTATLFTGSKLGMVHIGDSRAYLLRNGEFAQITKDDTYVQMLVDEGRISAEEASSHPQRSLLTRALDGRDIDPEYSVRQVLPGDRYLICSDGLSGVVSAETIGETLREYTDPQQCVERLVQLALRGGGPDNITVIIADATDQDIVEATPIVGGAAARDRGMATSADDSTPAARASALSAPRPPAPEEPAAADDDESDRPKRRPVRTAAMALALLVIVGGAGFGGWTYTQRQYYVGATEEGQVAVFRGVQGQIAGMDLSTVHRRSGTRLDDLTVAAQDTVKVGIRAKNEPDAERQLAELTSDTPSNPNLKPLCPLDPTSTAGGTPSPPQVVTTPIPNGSPSADASATPNGVASASPTVGATDAVGATGTTTTPDVTPSDSATPALDPAGCRSPE; encoded by the coding sequence ATGACTCTGACCCTGCGCTATGCGGCCCACAGCGACCGCGGTCTGATCCGTGACGGCAATCAAGACTCCGTCTACGCCGGGCCGCGGCTACTTGCCGTTGCCGACGGTATGGGCGGTATGGCCGCCGGTGACGTCGCCAGCAACATCGTCATCGGTGCCATGGCGCCGCTCGACGAGGACGTCCCGGGCGACGCTCTCGTCGATGCGTTGCGTGCGGCCGTGGGCACCGCCAACCAACAACTCCGCGACACAGTGGACGCCAACCCGCAGCTGGAGGGGATGGGCACCACGCTCACGGCGACCCTCTTCACCGGCAGCAAGCTGGGCATGGTCCACATCGGTGACTCCCGGGCCTACCTGCTGCGTAACGGCGAGTTCGCACAGATCACCAAGGACGACACGTACGTCCAGATGCTCGTCGACGAAGGCCGCATCAGCGCCGAGGAGGCGAGCAGTCACCCACAGCGGTCGCTACTCACCCGTGCTCTGGACGGCCGGGACATCGACCCGGAATACTCCGTGCGTCAGGTCCTTCCCGGCGACCGGTACCTGATCTGCAGCGACGGCCTCTCGGGCGTGGTCAGCGCCGAGACCATCGGCGAGACCCTGCGGGAGTACACCGACCCGCAGCAGTGCGTCGAGCGGTTGGTGCAGCTCGCGCTGCGCGGCGGCGGCCCGGACAACATCACGGTGATCATCGCCGACGCGACGGACCAGGACATCGTCGAGGCGACCCCGATCGTCGGTGGCGCCGCCGCCCGCGACCGGGGCATGGCGACCTCCGCCGACGACTCGACGCCGGCCGCCCGGGCCTCGGCGCTCTCCGCGCCCCGCCCACCCGCCCCCGAGGAGCCGGCCGCCGCCGACGACGACGAGTCGGACCGGCCGAAGCGCCGCCCGGTGCGGACCGCCGCCATGGCGTTGGCCCTGCTGGTCATCGTCGGCGGGGCAGGCTTCGGCGGTTGGACGTACACCCAGCGGCAGTACTACGTGGGTGCCACCGAGGAGGGGCAGGTCGCCGTCTTCCGTGGCGTCCAGGGTCAGATCGCCGGAATGGACCTCTCCACCGTGCACCGGCGCAGCGGCACCCGACTGGACGACCTCACGGTCGCCGCTCAGGACACCGTCAAGGTCGGCATCCGGGCCAAGAACGAGCCGGACGCCGAGCGGCAGCTCGCCGAGCTGACCAGTGACACCCCGAGCAACCCCAACCTGAAGCCGCTCTGTCCGCTCGACCCGACCAGCACCGCCGGCGGCACTCCGTCGCCCCCGCAGGTCGTCACGACGCCGATCCCGAACGGCAGCCCGAGTGCCGACGCGTCGGCGACCCCCAACGGGGTCGCCAGCGCGAGCCCGACCGTCGGTGCCACCGACGCCGTCGGTGCTACCGGCACGACCACCACACCCGACGTCACGCCCTCCGACTCGGCCACGCCGGCGCTCGACCCGGCCGGTTGCCGGTCTCCTGAGTGA
- a CDS encoding FHA domain-containing protein FhaB/FipA, which translates to MPELVITVARFGFLILLWIFVFTVVGVIRRDLFAGARSGRLVAAPRAVGASTGQAAKPAKVKRGRAAHQLVVTAGQLAGTRITLGEAQITIGRAEDSTLVITDDYASARHARLVPRDGQWYVEDLGSTNGTYLDRAKVTGPTPVPLGVPIRIGRTSLELRP; encoded by the coding sequence TTGCCGGAACTGGTCATCACCGTTGCCCGGTTCGGTTTCCTGATCCTGCTGTGGATCTTCGTGTTCACGGTGGTCGGTGTGATCCGCCGGGATCTCTTTGCCGGCGCCCGGTCCGGTCGCCTGGTGGCCGCGCCACGCGCGGTGGGGGCCTCGACCGGGCAGGCGGCGAAGCCGGCGAAGGTGAAACGGGGCAGGGCGGCACACCAGCTGGTGGTGACCGCCGGTCAACTGGCCGGCACCAGGATCACTCTTGGTGAAGCGCAGATCACCATCGGTCGAGCTGAGGACTCCACCCTGGTCATCACCGACGACTACGCCTCCGCGCGACACGCCCGGCTCGTGCCGCGCGACGGGCAGTGGTACGTCGAGGACCTCGGCTCGACTAACGGCACGTACCTCGATCGCGCTAAGGTCACCGGACCAACCCCCGTCCCCCTCGGCGTGCCGATCCGGATCGGCCGCACTTCCCTCGAATTACGGCCATGA
- a CDS encoding FhaA domain-containing protein, translated as MSSGPEEEPVSVLQRFEKRLEGLVEGAFAKVFKGVVHPVEILNAMQREAEAHKAILAGGRTLVPNRYVIDLSPFDHSRLAPYAAALAQELAQSQAEFIGEQAWTVYGDVIVEIERGEGLDTGMFRVTAEVYTGGEVAPVSAPGYDAGPPAYPAYDQGGGYGPPPGHGGGRNVRLVSGDGRTYPLQMGSTVIGRGDQANLRLPDVGISRRHARLDFDGGQVVLTDLGSTNGTMVNGQRVSAVALNPGDMVQLGTTTLTFRVDG; from the coding sequence ATGTCCTCGGGACCCGAGGAGGAGCCGGTGAGCGTGCTGCAACGCTTCGAGAAGCGTCTGGAAGGCCTGGTCGAAGGGGCCTTCGCCAAGGTCTTCAAAGGGGTGGTCCACCCCGTGGAGATCCTCAACGCCATGCAGCGGGAGGCCGAGGCGCACAAGGCGATCCTGGCCGGTGGGCGCACGTTGGTGCCCAACCGCTACGTGATCGATCTCTCGCCGTTCGACCACAGTCGGCTGGCGCCGTACGCCGCCGCGCTGGCCCAGGAACTGGCCCAGTCGCAGGCGGAGTTCATCGGCGAGCAGGCGTGGACGGTCTACGGCGACGTGATCGTCGAGATCGAGCGAGGTGAGGGCCTGGACACGGGCATGTTCCGTGTCACGGCCGAGGTCTACACCGGCGGCGAGGTCGCCCCGGTGTCGGCACCCGGCTACGACGCCGGCCCGCCCGCCTACCCCGCGTACGACCAGGGCGGCGGCTACGGCCCGCCGCCGGGGCACGGTGGCGGTCGCAACGTGCGGCTGGTCTCCGGAGACGGTCGCACCTACCCCCTCCAGATGGGGTCCACGGTGATCGGTCGCGGCGACCAGGCCAACCTGCGCCTGCCCGACGTCGGCATCTCCCGGCGACACGCCCGGCTGGATTTCGACGGGGGCCAGGTCGTGCTGACCGACCTGGGGTCGACCAACGGCACCATGGTCAACGGGCAGCGGGTCTCCGCCGTCGCGCTGAACCCCGGTGACATGGTCCAGCTCGGCACGACGACGCTGACCTTCCGCGTGGACGGCTGA
- a CDS encoding NAD-dependent epimerase/dehydratase family protein yields MLRWILPPMDREWRVSVALVTGSGGLIGSEAVRHFAGLGLDVVGIDNDMRRYFFGEDGSTSWSLERLGRDLGNAYTHFAVDIRDRDGLEQVFKKYGSDIAVVIHSAAQPSHDWAAKEPYTDFDVNAGGTLNMLENTRLHAIDAPFIHCSTNKVYGDRPNSLPLVELETRYELPEDHRWHQGITEEMSIDSSLHSVFGASKVAADVMVQEYGRYFDMKTACFRGGTLTGPAHSAAELHGFLAYLMRCVMEGRTYNLFGYKGKMVRDAIHSRDVLSAFEAFFRAPRSAEVYNLGGGRHSNTSHIEAFRIAEEITGREAQINYVEQNRTGDHQWYVSSMARFEAQYPDWKITYDVPMILREIYEANVDKWVPQS; encoded by the coding sequence ATGCTGCGATGGATTCTGCCTCCGATGGACCGGGAGTGGCGTGTGAGTGTCGCGTTGGTGACAGGGTCGGGTGGCCTGATCGGCTCTGAGGCGGTCCGGCACTTCGCCGGCCTCGGCCTGGACGTGGTCGGCATCGACAACGACATGCGCCGGTACTTCTTCGGCGAGGACGGCTCCACCTCGTGGAGCCTGGAACGGCTCGGCCGTGACCTGGGTAACGCGTACACACACTTCGCGGTGGACATCCGGGACCGGGACGGCCTGGAGCAGGTGTTCAAGAAGTACGGCTCGGACATCGCCGTGGTGATCCACAGCGCTGCGCAGCCGAGTCACGACTGGGCGGCCAAGGAGCCGTACACGGACTTCGACGTGAACGCCGGCGGCACGCTCAACATGCTGGAGAACACCCGCCTGCACGCGATCGACGCACCGTTCATCCACTGCTCGACCAACAAGGTCTACGGCGACCGGCCGAACAGCCTGCCGCTGGTCGAGCTGGAGACACGGTACGAGCTGCCCGAGGACCACCGCTGGCACCAGGGCATCACCGAAGAGATGTCGATCGACAGCTCGCTGCACTCGGTCTTCGGTGCCTCCAAGGTCGCCGCCGACGTGATGGTCCAGGAGTACGGGCGCTACTTCGACATGAAGACAGCCTGCTTCCGCGGCGGCACGTTGACCGGCCCGGCCCACTCCGCGGCCGAGCTGCACGGGTTCCTGGCCTATCTGATGCGCTGCGTCATGGAGGGCCGGACGTACAACCTGTTCGGCTACAAGGGAAAGATGGTCCGCGACGCGATCCACTCCCGCGACGTGCTGAGCGCGTTCGAGGCGTTCTTCCGGGCCCCGCGATCCGCGGAGGTCTACAACCTCGGCGGCGGGCGGCACTCGAACACCTCGCACATCGAGGCCTTCCGGATCGCCGAGGAGATCACCGGTCGCGAGGCGCAGATCAACTACGTCGAGCAGAACCGCACCGGCGACCACCAGTGGTACGTCAGCAGCATGGCGCGGTTCGAGGCCCAGTACCCGGACTGGAAGATCACATACGACGTGCCGATGATCCTGCGGGAGATCTACGAGGCCAACGTGGACAAGTGGGTCCCCCAGTCATGA
- a CDS encoding WecB/TagA/CpsF family glycosyltransferase encodes MTTSRTKRNVLGVLVDATDYATATDAVVTAAHERRPLALTALAVHGVMTGVLDPAHNARLNSFDVVTPDGQPVRWALNLLHNAGLTDRVYGPTLTLHVLSRFADEGLPVYLYGSTEETLARLIPALERMFPALKIAGVEPSKFRAVEPGEDAEIADRIRSSGARLVLVGLGCPRQEVFAYAMRPLLDMPLMAVGAAFDYHAGLLRKPPPWMQRAGLEWFWRLGLEPKRLWRRYVILNPAYLSRLAAQKIGLWKARPPAPAHERPATFSV; translated from the coding sequence ATGACCACGTCGCGGACCAAACGCAACGTGCTGGGTGTCCTGGTGGACGCCACCGACTACGCCACGGCGACCGACGCGGTGGTGACCGCGGCGCACGAGCGTCGTCCGCTCGCGCTGACCGCGTTGGCCGTGCACGGTGTGATGACCGGGGTGCTGGACCCGGCGCACAACGCACGGCTCAATTCCTTCGACGTGGTCACGCCGGACGGGCAGCCGGTGCGGTGGGCGCTCAACCTGCTGCACAACGCCGGCCTCACCGACCGGGTCTACGGGCCGACGCTGACCCTGCACGTGCTGTCGCGTTTCGCCGACGAGGGACTGCCGGTCTACCTGTACGGCTCGACCGAGGAGACCCTCGCCCGGTTGATCCCGGCCCTGGAGCGGATGTTCCCCGCCCTGAAGATCGCCGGGGTGGAGCCGTCCAAGTTCCGCGCCGTCGAGCCCGGTGAGGACGCCGAGATCGCCGACCGGATCCGTTCCAGCGGTGCCCGGCTCGTCCTGGTCGGGCTCGGCTGTCCCCGCCAGGAGGTCTTCGCGTACGCCATGCGTCCGCTGCTCGACATGCCGCTGATGGCGGTCGGCGCGGCCTTCGACTACCACGCCGGTCTGCTCCGCAAGCCGCCGCCGTGGATGCAGCGTGCCGGCCTGGAGTGGTTCTGGCGTCTCGGGCTGGAGCCCAAGCGGCTCTGGCGCCGGTACGTCATCCTCAACCCGGCGTACCTGAGCCGGCTGGCCGCGCAGAAGATCGGCCTCTGGAAGGCCCGCCCACCGGCGCCGGCCCACGAACGGCCGGCCACCTTCTCGGTCTGA
- a CDS encoding S8 family peptidase, with protein MGLPRRSVLIGVATATALAVGTPALAAEPVGVVRAAGGATAVPDSYIVVLKDSAVARDRVGDTAKRLSGRHGGSVARTYGAALRGFEVKVSASAAARIAADPAVAYVEQNHTVSISGTQTNPPSWGLDRIDQRNRPLDSSYTYPNTASNVRAYIIDTGIRFSHNDFGGRATSGYDAVDGGSADDCNGHGTHVAGTVGGSSYGVAKGVQLVGVRVLNCSGSGTTAGVIAGVDWVTANAIKPAVANMSLGGGANTSLDNAVRNSVASGVTYGLAAGNDNGANACNVSPARTTEAITVGSTTSADARSSFSNIGTCLDLFAPGSSITSAWYNSNTATNTISGTSMATPHVVGAAALVASANPSWTPAQVRNELVSTATPNVISNVGSGSPNLLLYVGSGGTTPPPPTGCTGTNGSDVSIPDAGSAVTSSITISGCGRNASSASTVAVNIVHTYRGDLVIDLLAPDGSSYRLKNSSTSDSADNVNATYSVNVSGEAADGTWRLQVRDTYSADTGYINTWTLTV; from the coding sequence ATGGGTCTTCCACGAAGGTCCGTACTGATCGGGGTGGCCACGGCGACCGCGCTGGCCGTCGGCACCCCGGCCCTGGCCGCCGAACCCGTCGGTGTGGTGCGGGCCGCAGGCGGTGCCACCGCCGTGCCGGACAGCTACATCGTCGTACTCAAGGACAGTGCCGTGGCCCGGGACCGGGTCGGCGACACCGCGAAGCGACTCTCCGGTCGCCACGGCGGCTCGGTGGCGCGCACCTACGGCGCGGCGCTGCGCGGCTTCGAGGTGAAGGTGAGCGCGAGCGCGGCGGCGCGGATCGCGGCCGACCCGGCCGTGGCGTACGTCGAGCAGAACCACACCGTCTCGATCTCCGGAACGCAGACCAACCCGCCCTCCTGGGGTCTGGACCGGATCGACCAGCGTAACCGGCCGTTGGACAGCTCCTACACCTACCCGAACACGGCGAGCAACGTGCGCGCGTACATCATCGACACCGGTATCCGGTTTTCCCACAACGACTTCGGCGGCCGGGCCACCTCCGGCTACGACGCCGTGGACGGCGGGTCGGCCGACGACTGCAACGGCCACGGCACGCACGTCGCCGGCACCGTCGGCGGATCGTCGTACGGCGTGGCCAAGGGCGTCCAACTCGTCGGCGTACGCGTGCTGAACTGCTCCGGCAGCGGCACCACCGCCGGCGTGATCGCCGGCGTCGACTGGGTCACCGCGAACGCGATCAAGCCAGCCGTGGCGAACATGAGCCTCGGCGGCGGCGCGAACACCTCGCTCGACAACGCCGTGCGCAACTCGGTCGCCTCCGGTGTGACGTACGGCTTGGCGGCCGGCAACGACAACGGTGCGAACGCCTGCAACGTCTCACCGGCGCGCACCACGGAGGCGATCACGGTCGGCTCGACGACCAGCGCGGACGCCCGTTCGTCGTTCTCCAACATCGGCACCTGCCTGGACCTCTTCGCGCCCGGCTCGTCGATCACCTCGGCCTGGTACAACAGCAACACCGCCACCAACACGATCAGCGGCACCTCGATGGCCACGCCGCACGTGGTCGGCGCGGCGGCCCTGGTGGCCAGTGCCAACCCGAGCTGGACCCCGGCTCAGGTGCGCAACGAACTCGTGTCCACCGCCACCCCCAACGTGATCAGCAACGTCGGCTCGGGCTCGCCGAACCTGCTGCTCTACGTGGGCAGCGGCGGCACCACCCCACCGCCACCCACCGGCTGCACCGGCACCAACGGCTCCGACGTGTCGATCCCGGACGCCGGCTCGGCGGTGACCAGCTCGATCACCATCTCCGGCTGTGGCCGCAACGCCTCCTCGGCGTCCACAGTGGCGGTGAACATCGTGCACACCTACCGAGGTGACCTGGTCATCGACCTGCTCGCCCCGGACGGCAGCTCCTACCGGCTGAAGAACAGCAGCACCTCGGACAGCGCCGACAACGTGAACGCCACGTACTCGGTCAACGTGTCCGGTGAGGCCGCGGACGGCACCTGGCGGCTTCAGGTGCGCGACACCTACTCGGCCGACACCGGCTACATCAACACCTGGACCCTGACCGTCTGA
- a CDS encoding DUF397 domain-containing protein, whose protein sequence is MATKGFPVDLTQAAWFKSSKSGPNCDNCVEVAYVTGAVGVRDSKDKAGPALVFAPGDWHAFVAGTRGGVFGAV, encoded by the coding sequence ATGGCGACCAAGGGGTTCCCCGTGGACCTGACGCAGGCAGCATGGTTCAAGAGTTCGAAGAGCGGTCCGAACTGTGACAACTGCGTGGAGGTGGCGTACGTGACGGGGGCGGTCGGAGTGCGGGACTCGAAGGACAAGGCGGGCCCTGCCCTGGTCTTCGCACCCGGTGACTGGCACGCCTTCGTCGCGGGCACCCGAGGTGGTGTGTTCGGCGCGGTCTGA
- a CDS encoding helix-turn-helix domain-containing protein — protein MSERRSPTIRRRRLGAELRRQRESAGITIEVVAEQLECSASKVSRIETGHTTATPRDVRDMLRIYGVVGAESDELVQIAREARQKGWWHPYSTVLVGAYVGLEAAASSIRAYEQQVVPGLLETEEYAGAMIRAARPDFTADQVHQRVRVRLGRQSLLTQDDPVDLWVVLDEAVVSRPVGGDEVMRGQLRRLVEVAELPNVTLQILPFEVGAHAGMDGTFTILSFPEPGDPDVVYAENATGGLFLEKSDELQKYSFIFDHIRAAAIRPEESVAHIAKLAEEPLWKWRPRGSPWT, from the coding sequence ATGAGTGAGCGGCGCAGTCCGACCATCAGACGGCGGCGGCTCGGTGCCGAGCTGCGCCGCCAGCGGGAGTCCGCCGGAATCACCATCGAGGTGGTCGCCGAGCAGTTGGAGTGCTCGGCGTCGAAGGTTTCCCGGATCGAGACCGGCCACACCACGGCCACCCCTCGCGACGTGCGGGACATGCTGCGGATCTACGGCGTGGTCGGCGCCGAGAGCGACGAGCTCGTGCAGATCGCGCGGGAGGCCCGCCAGAAGGGCTGGTGGCATCCGTACAGCACGGTGCTCGTCGGCGCGTACGTCGGGCTGGAGGCGGCGGCGAGCTCGATAAGGGCGTACGAACAGCAGGTCGTGCCGGGTCTCCTGGAGACCGAGGAGTACGCCGGGGCCATGATCCGCGCCGCTCGGCCGGACTTCACCGCCGATCAGGTACACCAGAGGGTGCGTGTCCGTCTGGGCCGTCAGTCGTTATTGACCCAGGACGATCCGGTCGATCTGTGGGTGGTGCTCGATGAGGCGGTGGTGAGTCGGCCGGTGGGCGGGGACGAGGTGATGCGCGGCCAACTCAGACGGTTGGTCGAGGTGGCCGAGTTGCCGAACGTGACGCTGCAGATCCTGCCCTTCGAGGTGGGTGCGCATGCCGGCATGGACGGCACGTTCACGATCCTCAGCTTCCCTGAGCCCGGTGATCCGGATGTTGTGTACGCGGAGAACGCCACGGGTGGGCTCTTCCTCGAGAAGAGCGACGAACTACAGAAGTACAGCTTCATCTTCGATCACATCCGCGCTGCGGCCATACGTCCGGAGGAGTCCGTCGCACACATCGCAAAACTGGCAGAGGAGCCGTTGTGGAAATGGCGACCAAGGGGTTCCCCGTGGACCTGA